One window from the genome of Spirochaetota bacterium encodes:
- a CDS encoding DUF6485 family protein, which produces MECNKEKNHKMCNCTYEPCSKKGLCCECVSYHLRSRELPACFFPKQAEKTYDRSFEHFTKLVSSGEI; this is translated from the coding sequence ATGGAATGTAATAAGGAAAAGAATCATAAAATGTGTAATTGTACTTATGAGCCTTGCTCAAAGAAGGGTCTATGCTGTGAGTGTGTTTCATACCACCTTAGATCGCGAGAGCTTCCAGCATGTTTCTTCCCAAAGCAGGCTGAAAAAACCTATGACAGATCCTTTGAGCATTTTACTAAGTTAGTCAGTTCAGGGGAAATATGA
- a CDS encoding flavin reductase family protein codes for MEKIDIPVSESHRIINAGSVILITATTANLSTITTVAWHMPVSGSPKLLGLSLGFERFSLKIIEESKSFCINLPELSMLNEVIYCGTHSGRDVDKLAKTGLTSSKCKIIDAYYIEECVGHIECLVYKMYDSGDHKVVIGKVIASYVNKNLFNDNGVIDISRVKLIHHLGGSQFGILSPND; via the coding sequence ATGGAGAAAATTGATATCCCTGTTAGTGAGTCTCATAGAATCATCAATGCCGGTTCTGTCATACTTATTACAGCCACAACAGCAAATTTATCTACAATCACCACTGTGGCTTGGCATATGCCAGTAAGCGGATCACCGAAATTGTTAGGTCTATCACTCGGTTTTGAAAGATTTTCTTTAAAGATAATAGAAGAATCAAAATCATTTTGCATAAATCTTCCAGAATTATCTATGCTTAATGAGGTAATCTATTGTGGTACTCATTCAGGTAGAGATGTTGACAAGTTAGCAAAGACGGGACTAACTTCAAGTAAGTGCAAAATAATAGATGCATACTATATTGAAGAATGTGTTGGTCATATTGAGTGTTTGGTTTATAAGATGTATGACTCAGGTGACCATAAAGTGGTTATTGGCAAAGTAATTGCATCCTATGTAAACAAAAATCTCTTTAATGATAATGGAGTAATTGATATTAGTAGAGTTAAGTTAATTCATCACCTTGGTGGTTCTCAATTTGGGATCCTGAGTCCAAATGATTAA